In one window of Romboutsia hominis DNA:
- a CDS encoding type IV pilus twitching motility protein PilT, with amino-acid sequence MNIFNLLEMAVELGASDVHITVDTPPIARIKGSFVKLNEESLTEKDTEIMAREIAGNKKFKILEEHGEVDLSVSFKSGDRFRINAYKQKGKYAIAVRTITSKIPSFKTLGLPDIIASFTEKSKGLVLVTGPTGSGKSTTLASLIDTINSTQERHIITLEDPIEYVHHHKKGIVNQREIGSDTENFNSALRSALRQDPDVILVGEMRDPETVSIALTAAETGHLVFSTLHTVGSAKTIDRIVDMFPPEQQQQIRTQLSTVCEGIISQQLIKTIDGTNRVAALEVMVATPAIRNLVRENKTYQIQNIIQTSSKLGMQSMDQGLVNLYREGKISRDSVLSKCSDYEYTSRLVGGINY; translated from the coding sequence ATGAATATATTTAATTTATTAGAAATGGCAGTAGAGTTAGGAGCATCAGATGTACATATAACAGTAGATACTCCTCCGATAGCTAGGATAAAAGGAAGCTTCGTAAAGTTAAATGAAGAAAGTTTAACTGAAAAAGACACTGAAATTATGGCCAGGGAAATAGCAGGAAATAAAAAATTTAAAATTCTAGAAGAACACGGAGAAGTGGATCTATCCGTATCTTTTAAAAGTGGGGATAGATTTAGAATAAATGCATATAAGCAAAAAGGTAAATATGCAATAGCTGTAAGGACTATAACATCTAAAATACCGTCATTTAAAACCTTAGGATTACCTGATATTATAGCTAGTTTTACAGAAAAGAGTAAAGGGTTAGTACTCGTAACGGGACCAACAGGAAGCGGTAAAAGCACAACTTTAGCTAGTTTAATAGACACAATAAACTCAACTCAAGAGAGACATATAATAACGCTAGAAGATCCTATAGAATATGTTCATCATCATAAAAAAGGAATAGTAAATCAAAGAGAAATAGGTAGCGATACAGAAAACTTTAATTCAGCACTTAGATCAGCGCTTAGACAAGACCCAGATGTTATTTTAGTGGGAGAAATGAGAGATCCTGAAACTGTTTCAATAGCTTTAACTGCTGCAGAAACAGGACATCTAGTTTTCTCAACTTTACATACAGTAGGCTCGGCTAAGACAATAGATAGAATAGTTGATATGTTCCCACCGGAACAGCAACAGCAAATTAGAACTCAATTATCAACAGTATGTGAAGGGATTATATCACAGCAATTAATAAAAACTATAGATGGAACAAATAGAGTCGCAGCATTAGAAGTTATGGTAGCCACACCAGCAATAAGAAACTTAGTAAGAGAAAATAAAACATATCAAATACAAAATATTATACAAACAAGCTCTAAGTTAGGTATGCAATCTATGGATCAAGGGTTGGTAAATTTATACAGAGAAGGAAAAATATCAAGAGATAGTGTATTAAGTAAGTGCTCTGACTACGAATACACATCTAGATTAGTTGGAGGGATTAATTATTAA
- the mfd gene encoding transcription-repair coupling factor, producing the protein MNDVFVYPLQNSKEYKEVINSIQKNKGSLLINGLLPVQKPHIAYSLYKDLSRQMIIITSSDLEAKKVYDDLNFYIKDKVEYLGFQDIYFYHLDAKDRNEEARKLKVLLKLAKGEEIILVTSIEAALKKYIPKDVLLENISTHKIGDTLNVELLSERLVELGYERVSKIEGFGQFSIRGGIIDIFSLEYTNPIRIELFDDEIESIRTFDVFTQKSIEKIQEFSITPSREFIYPKNIDEFVARMKKDVSKHTDDDVLQNIDKIFNKTYFEGIENYIDYIYTDENKSIFNYLSEDAIVFISDISRLKERCENYIHTFKENYKVNLERGLALKNQGKLLYHYSDLEFIASNKKFVINTLLPKPINDFNIKSIVNFEAREIPTFNAKVDILVEELNRLKYNGYKIILATNTLDRAKKLNSDLLDLGLESTISESRDIEIKSSQIIIIPARISSGFEYKSIKYAVITDNEMIGVHKRTSSSKSKKSKKGKKIESFLELSVGDYVVHENNGVGRYTGIEQITVNAVKKDYMKIVYQGGDNLYVPIDQMDKVQKYIGVEEEKVKLNKLGTNEWTKAKAKVKKEIEDMTKDLIELYAKREKVKGYKFSEDTPWQLEFESLFPHQETDDQLKAIEDTKKDMESDKVMDRLVCGDVGYGKTEVAIRAIFKACMEQKQVAVLVPTTILAQQHYNTFRERFDNYPIRVEVLSRFKTPKQQKQIIEDAKKGLVDVLIGTHRIVSKDINLPNLGLVVIDEEQRFGVRHKEALKKIKSTVDVLTLSATPIPRTLHMSLSGIRDMSVIEEPPQERHPVITYVTEAKESVIQDEIERELARGGQVFFVYNRVERIEEMASMIQRLVPDAQVAVAHGRMTSKALEDIILGFLNKDYNVLVCTTIIETGMDISNANTMIVYDADKMGLAQLYQLRGRVGRSSRQGYAYLMYEKDKVLSEVAEKRLKAIREFTEFGSGFKIAMRDLEIRGAGNILGSQQHGHMAVIGYDLYVKMLNEAIKKVKGEAIIEEIDVEIDLSVNAYIPDSYISDELMKIEMYKKIASIEDKEDMKEVEEELEDRFSDIPKSVKCLLRIAYIKTLCKKLKIEKVRQLKDEIILAPITRYKTSEKIGYNIVIELEELLEKMCSIK; encoded by the coding sequence ATGAATGATGTATTTGTATACCCTTTGCAAAATTCCAAAGAATATAAAGAAGTTATAAACTCTATACAGAAAAACAAAGGCTCATTACTTATTAATGGGCTTTTACCTGTACAAAAACCTCATATTGCATATTCACTATACAAGGACTTATCTAGACAAATGATAATTATAACAAGTAGTGATTTAGAGGCTAAAAAAGTATATGATGATTTAAACTTTTATATTAAGGATAAGGTGGAGTATTTAGGTTTTCAAGATATTTACTTCTACCATTTAGATGCAAAGGATAGAAATGAAGAAGCTAGAAAATTAAAGGTGTTGCTAAAATTGGCTAAAGGTGAGGAAATAATTTTGGTAACATCTATTGAAGCTGCTTTAAAAAAATATATACCTAAAGATGTTCTTTTAGAGAATATATCAACGCATAAGATAGGTGATACTCTAAATGTAGAATTACTAAGTGAGAGATTAGTTGAGTTAGGATATGAAAGAGTTTCTAAGATAGAAGGTTTTGGTCAGTTTAGTATAAGGGGAGGAATAATAGATATATTCTCTCTAGAATACACAAATCCAATTCGTATTGAACTATTTGATGATGAAATAGAATCTATACGAACTTTTGATGTTTTTACGCAAAAATCTATTGAAAAGATACAAGAATTTTCTATAACTCCGTCTAGAGAGTTTATATACCCTAAAAATATAGATGAATTTGTGGCTAGAATGAAAAAAGACGTTAGTAAGCATACAGATGATGATGTTTTACAGAATATAGATAAGATATTTAATAAGACTTACTTTGAAGGAATAGAAAATTATATAGATTATATATATACAGATGAAAATAAGAGTATTTTTAATTATTTAAGTGAAGATGCAATAGTATTTATAAGTGATATAAGCAGACTTAAGGAAAGATGTGAAAATTATATACATACTTTCAAAGAAAATTATAAGGTAAATCTTGAAAGAGGATTGGCACTTAAAAATCAAGGGAAACTTTTATATCATTATTCAGATTTAGAATTTATTGCATCTAATAAAAAGTTTGTAATAAACACTTTACTACCAAAGCCTATAAATGATTTTAATATAAAATCAATTGTAAACTTTGAGGCTAGGGAAATACCAACTTTTAATGCTAAGGTAGATATATTAGTAGAGGAATTAAATAGATTAAAATACAATGGATATAAAATAATTTTAGCTACGAATACTCTTGATAGAGCTAAGAAATTAAATTCAGATTTATTGGATTTAGGGCTTGAATCAACTATCTCAGAAAGTAGGGATATAGAGATAAAATCGTCTCAAATAATAATAATACCAGCTCGTATAAGTAGTGGATTTGAGTATAAATCTATAAAGTATGCAGTTATAACTGATAATGAAATGATAGGTGTACATAAAAGAACATCGTCATCTAAGTCTAAAAAATCTAAAAAAGGTAAAAAAATAGAATCTTTCTTAGAGTTAAGTGTAGGAGATTATGTTGTACACGAGAATAATGGAGTTGGTAGATACACAGGAATAGAGCAAATAACTGTGAATGCCGTAAAAAAAGACTATATGAAGATAGTCTATCAAGGTGGAGACAATTTATATGTACCAATAGACCAAATGGACAAAGTCCAAAAGTATATTGGGGTAGAGGAAGAGAAGGTAAAGCTTAATAAATTAGGAACAAATGAGTGGACTAAGGCAAAAGCTAAGGTTAAAAAAGAAATAGAGGATATGACAAAAGACCTTATAGAGCTATATGCTAAACGTGAAAAAGTAAAAGGTTACAAATTCTCTGAAGACACTCCTTGGCAGCTAGAGTTTGAATCATTATTCCCACATCAAGAAACAGATGACCAACTAAAAGCCATAGAAGATACTAAAAAAGATATGGAATCAGATAAAGTTATGGATAGACTTGTTTGTGGAGACGTTGGGTATGGTAAAACTGAGGTAGCTATAAGAGCTATTTTTAAAGCTTGTATGGAGCAAAAGCAGGTTGCAGTATTAGTTCCAACGACAATACTAGCTCAACAGCATTATAATACTTTTAGGGAGCGTTTTGATAATTACCCAATAAGAGTAGAAGTATTAAGTAGATTTAAAACTCCTAAGCAACAAAAACAAATAATTGAAGATGCTAAAAAAGGTTTGGTGGATGTACTTATAGGTACTCATAGAATAGTTTCTAAGGACATAAACTTACCTAACTTAGGATTAGTTGTTATAGATGAAGAGCAGAGATTTGGAGTAAGACATAAAGAGGCTCTTAAAAAGATAAAATCAACAGTGGATGTATTAACTTTATCAGCAACACCTATACCTAGAACACTACACATGTCGCTAAGTGGAATAAGAGATATGAGTGTTATAGAAGAGCCTCCTCAAGAAAGACATCCTGTAATAACTTATGTTACAGAAGCAAAAGAAAGTGTTATACAAGATGAAATAGAGAGAGAACTAGCAAGAGGAGGTCAAGTATTCTTTGTATATAATAGAGTAGAAAGAATTGAAGAAATGGCTAGTATGATACAACGTTTAGTACCAGATGCTCAAGTAGCCGTAGCTCATGGTAGAATGACTTCTAAAGCTTTAGAAGATATAATATTAGGTTTCTTAAATAAAGATTATAATGTATTGGTTTGTACAACTATAATAGAAACTGGTATGGACATATCTAATGCTAACACTATGATAGTATATGATGCAGATAAGATGGGCCTTGCACAACTTTATCAGTTAAGAGGTAGGGTAGGAAGAAGTTCAAGACAAGGCTATGCTTATCTAATGTATGAAAAGGATAAAGTATTAAGTGAAGTAGCAGAGAAAAGACTTAAAGCTATAAGGGAGTTTACAGAATTTGGTTCTGGGTTTAAAATAGCTATGAGGGACCTTGAAATAAGAGGTGCAGGAAATATACTTGGATCTCAGCAACATGGGCATATGGCTGTAATAGGATATGATTTATACGTCAAGATGTTAAATGAAGCTATTAAAAAGGTTAAAGGTGAGGCTATTATCGAAGAAATAGATGTAGAAATAGATTTAAGTGTAAATGCTTATATACCAGATAGTTATATAAGTGATGAGTTAATGAAAATAGAAATGTATAAAAAAATTGCATCTATAGAAGATAAAGAAGATATGAAGGAAGTAGAAGAGGAATTAGAGGATCGATTCTCTGATATACCTAAATCTGTTAAATGTTTATTAAGAATAGCATATATAAAAACATTGTGTAAAAAGCTAAAGATAGAAAAAGTTAGACAGTTAAAAGATGAAATAATACTTGCTCCAATAACAAGATACAAAACAAGTGAAAAAATAGGGTATAATATAGTGATTGAGTTGGAAGAACTATTAGAAAAGATGTGTAGTATAAAATAA
- the spoVG gene encoding septation regulator SpoVG → MKITDVRIRKITDEGKMKCIVSITFNNLFVVHDIKVIEGHNGLFIAMPSRKIGEGNFRDIAHPINAEMRQVLEDAVLNAYHEAVAQLEVAAE, encoded by the coding sequence ATGAAGATAACTGACGTAAGAATAAGAAAAATAACTGACGAAGGAAAAATGAAGTGTATAGTGTCTATAACTTTTAACAACTTATTTGTTGTACATGATATAAAGGTTATAGAAGGACATAATGGTTTATTCATCGCTATGCCAAGTAGAAAAATAGGGGAAGGTAATTTTAGAGATATAGCTCATCCAATAAACGCAGAGATGAGACAAGTATTAGAAGATGCAGTACTAAATGCATATCATGAAGCAGTTGCTCAATTAGAAGTTGCAGCTGAATAA
- a CDS encoding ribose-phosphate diphosphokinase, protein MNTSGSEIKIIAGNASNELAKKIADHIGVELCDCQVSTFSDGEISVNINETVRGCDVFVVQSTNSPVNDNLMELLIIIDALRRASAGRITAVIPYYGYARQDRKAKARDPITAKLVANLITAAGADRVLTMDLHAAQIQGYFDIPLDHLQGGSILADYFNKKNIEDLVVVSPDLGSVTRSRNFANNLNGDVPIAIIDKRRPKANVCEVMNIIGDVQGKNVILLDDMIDTAGTITNAANALKEFGVKDVYACCTHGVLSGPAMERIENSAIKELIVLDTIQLPEEKKIDKVQIETVAPLFGDAIKKIFANESVSKLF, encoded by the coding sequence ATGAACACTAGCGGAAGCGAAATAAAAATAATAGCAGGAAATGCATCTAATGAATTAGCTAAGAAAATAGCAGATCATATAGGTGTAGAATTATGTGACTGCCAAGTAAGTACATTCAGTGATGGTGAAATAAGCGTAAACATAAATGAAACAGTAAGAGGTTGTGATGTTTTCGTAGTTCAATCAACTAATAGTCCAGTTAATGACAACTTAATGGAATTATTAATAATAATAGATGCATTAAGAAGAGCATCAGCAGGAAGAATAACTGCAGTTATACCTTACTATGGATATGCAAGACAAGACAGAAAAGCTAAGGCAAGAGATCCAATCACAGCTAAATTAGTTGCAAACTTAATAACAGCAGCAGGTGCAGACAGAGTATTAACTATGGACTTACATGCTGCACAAATACAAGGTTACTTCGATATACCACTAGATCATTTACAAGGAGGAAGCATATTAGCTGATTACTTCAACAAAAAGAATATAGAAGATTTAGTAGTAGTTTCACCTGATTTAGGAAGTGTAACAAGATCAAGAAACTTTGCTAACAATTTAAACGGAGATGTTCCAATAGCTATAATAGACAAGAGAAGACCTAAAGCTAACGTATGTGAAGTAATGAACATAATAGGTGATGTGCAAGGTAAGAATGTTATATTATTAGATGATATGATAGATACAGCGGGAACTATAACAAATGCAGCAAATGCTTTAAAAGAATTTGGTGTTAAAGATGTATATGCTTGCTGTACTCATGGAGTATTATCAGGACCAGCTATGGAAAGAATAGAAAACTCTGCAATAAAAGAATTAATAGTTTTAGATACTATACAACTTCCAGAAGAAAAGAAAATAGATAAAGTACAAATAGAAACAGTTGCTCCATTATTTGGAGATGCTATAAAGAAAATATTTGCTAACGAGTCAGTTAGTAAGTTATTCTAG
- the purR gene encoding pur operon repressor, producing the protein MKFKRTERIGAIVKILSDNPNKIFTLGYFTNKFNAAKSTISEDLIVVKNVFEKLELGKVITISGAAGGVKYIPKTSKAENEEFLMELCQKISDESRVLSGGFLYLIDLIYDPTIASKIGKIFASNIDYAEADCVVTMETKGIPMALMTAKAMNLPLVIIRKDIKVSEGPTLSMTYVSGNTSKVESMSLPRRAVKPNSKVILIDDFMRGGGTIKGMTDLMSEFGAEVIGTGVFISTMKPEDKMVKDYISLIQLDVNGDNIIVEPNLKTFKDEYQKEFVEGDCDIEEIIED; encoded by the coding sequence ATGAAATTTAAAAGAACGGAAAGAATTGGTGCCATAGTAAAGATATTATCGGACAATCCAAATAAGATATTTACATTAGGCTATTTTACAAATAAATTTAATGCTGCTAAATCTACAATAAGTGAAGATTTAATAGTAGTAAAAAATGTCTTTGAAAAATTAGAACTAGGGAAAGTAATAACAATATCAGGAGCAGCTGGTGGAGTAAAATATATACCAAAGACATCAAAAGCAGAAAATGAAGAATTTTTAATGGAATTATGTCAAAAAATAAGTGACGAATCTAGAGTATTATCAGGAGGATTTTTATATTTAATAGACTTAATATATGATCCTACTATAGCATCAAAAATAGGTAAAATATTTGCATCAAATATAGATTATGCAGAAGCTGATTGCGTAGTGACAATGGAAACTAAAGGAATTCCAATGGCTCTTATGACAGCTAAAGCAATGAATTTACCACTTGTTATAATAAGAAAAGATATAAAAGTATCAGAAGGACCTACACTAAGTATGACTTATGTTAGTGGAAATACTTCTAAAGTGGAAAGTATGAGTTTACCAAGAAGAGCAGTTAAGCCGAATAGCAAAGTTATATTAATAGATGACTTCATGAGAGGTGGAGGTACAATCAAAGGTATGACAGATCTTATGAGTGAGTTTGGAGCGGAAGTTATAGGAACGGGAGTATTTATATCTACAATGAAGCCAGAAGACAAAATGGTAAAAGATTATATATCTTTAATTCAATTAGATGTAAATGGAGATAATATAATAGTAGAACCAAATTTAAAGACATTTAAAGATGAATATCAGAAAGAATTTGTCGAAGGGGATTGTGACATAGAAGAAATAATAGAAGATTAG
- a CDS encoding prepilin peptidase, producing MGMYYIYFFIFGIIFGSFFNVCIYRIPNKQSISNPPSHCYNCKTRLRPLDLVPVLSWTFLGGKCRYCKQKIPPRYALVELLTGILFVLVYKVYGLNTITLYYLLLVSLLVIITFIDIDHYIIPDGLIIFGSIGALAFNILGQGIGLKESLLGGLICGGGTLVLIYLIELLVKKEVMGGGDIKLFGMVGLFLGMKYGLLTVLLSVYVGAIYGVCTIIYSKIKNKEYNSMIPYGPFISIGTLINVLCGTSIIDWYMSLFL from the coding sequence ATGGGAATGTATTATATATATTTTTTTATATTTGGAATAATATTTGGCAGCTTCTTTAACGTATGTATATACAGAATACCAAATAAACAATCAATATCAAATCCCCCATCACATTGCTACAATTGCAAAACACGACTAAGGCCATTAGATTTAGTCCCTGTACTTAGCTGGACTTTTCTAGGAGGAAAATGCAGATACTGCAAACAAAAGATACCGCCAAGATATGCATTAGTAGAACTTCTAACAGGTATATTGTTTGTATTAGTATATAAAGTATACGGACTAAACACTATAACACTATACTACTTGTTATTAGTATCACTATTAGTAATAATAACCTTCATAGATATAGATCACTATATAATACCCGATGGATTAATAATTTTCGGTAGTATAGGAGCTCTAGCTTTTAATATCCTAGGACAAGGAATCGGGTTAAAAGAAAGTTTACTAGGAGGGCTAATCTGTGGAGGAGGTACACTAGTACTAATATACCTGATAGAGCTATTAGTAAAAAAAGAAGTAATGGGTGGGGGAGACATCAAACTTTTTGGTATGGTAGGACTATTTTTAGGAATGAAATATGGACTACTAACAGTATTATTAAGTGTATATGTAGGAGCAATTTACGGAGTTTGTACTATAATATATAGCAAGATAAAAAACAAAGAATATAATTCAATGATACCTTATGGACCATTTATATCCATAGGAACATTAATTAATGTTCTATGTGGAACATCTATAATAGATTGGTATATGAGTTTGTTTTTATGA
- the glmU gene encoding bifunctional UDP-N-acetylglucosamine diphosphorylase/glucosamine-1-phosphate N-acetyltransferase GlmU, translating to MNFKSIILAAGKGTRMKSKFPKVIHKVCGKEMVNHVIDVCKNSGVNDIVAILGHESEVVKSKLPEHTMIAMQTEQLGTGHAVMMAKEYINDEDIIVVLCGDTPLVKEETLKKLFDYHIENEYHTTVLTTVVDNPTGYGRIIRDENSDLLKIVEQKDASEEEKLAKEINSGIYCFNGKSLRESLDLLDNNNAQGEYYLTDTIQIMRNKGLKVGAFNGSTIEELMGVNSRVELSRAEQIMRQRINESHMVNGVTIIDTNSTYIEAGVEIGNDTVIYPGTMLMGSTKIGSSCIIGMNCSITNSEIGDYTEVKNSTIVDSVVGENTTVGPYAYLRPKSNIGNNVKIGDFVEVKNATIEDNSKASHLAYIGDAYVGKGVNIGCGVVFVNYDGKNKAKSIVKDGAFIGSNSNLVAPVTVEEKGYIATGSTITDNVPQGALAVARQRQVNKEGWVEKKDQKDKK from the coding sequence ATGAACTTTAAATCTATAATCCTTGCAGCAGGAAAAGGAACGAGAATGAAGTCTAAATTCCCAAAAGTAATTCATAAAGTATGTGGAAAAGAAATGGTTAACCACGTAATAGATGTATGTAAAAATTCAGGGGTTAACGATATAGTAGCAATATTAGGCCACGAAAGTGAAGTAGTAAAATCAAAACTACCAGAACATACAATGATAGCAATGCAAACGGAGCAATTAGGTACTGGTCATGCTGTCATGATGGCTAAAGAATACATAAATGATGAAGATATAATCGTAGTATTATGCGGAGACACACCTTTAGTAAAAGAAGAAACACTTAAAAAACTATTCGATTATCACATAGAAAATGAGTATCACACAACAGTGCTTACAACAGTAGTAGACAATCCAACGGGGTATGGAAGAATAATCAGAGATGAAAATTCAGATTTACTAAAAATAGTAGAGCAAAAAGATGCTTCAGAAGAAGAAAAGTTAGCTAAAGAGATAAACTCAGGAATATACTGCTTCAATGGAAAGAGTTTAAGAGAATCTTTAGATTTATTAGATAACAACAATGCACAAGGAGAGTACTACCTAACAGATACTATACAAATAATGAGAAATAAGGGTCTTAAAGTAGGAGCTTTCAACGGTTCTACAATAGAAGAACTAATGGGTGTAAACTCAAGAGTAGAGTTATCTAGAGCAGAACAAATAATGAGACAAAGAATAAATGAATCTCACATGGTAAATGGAGTAACAATCATAGATACTAATTCAACATATATAGAAGCTGGAGTTGAAATAGGAAATGATACAGTAATATATCCAGGAACTATGTTAATGGGAAGTACAAAAATAGGTTCAAGTTGTATAATTGGAATGAATTGTAGTATAACAAATTCAGAAATTGGCGATTATACAGAGGTGAAAAATTCAACTATAGTTGATAGTGTAGTAGGAGAAAACACTACAGTAGGACCATATGCATATTTAAGACCTAAGAGTAACATAGGGAACAATGTAAAGATAGGAGACTTCGTAGAAGTTAAGAATGCTACAATAGAAGATAATTCTAAAGCATCTCACCTAGCATATATTGGAGACGCTTATGTTGGAAAAGGTGTAAACATAGGATGTGGAGTAGTATTTGTAAACTATGATGGTAAAAATAAAGCAAAATCTATAGTAAAAGATGGAGCATTCATAGGTTCTAACTCTAATCTAGTAGCACCAGTAACTGTAGAAGAAAAAGGGTATATAGCAACAGGTTCAACTATAACAGACAATGTTCCACAAGGGGCGCTTGCAGTAGCGAGACAAAGACAAGTGAACAAAGAAGGTTGGGTAGAGAAGAAAGATCAAAAGGATAAAAAATAG
- the pth gene encoding aminoacyl-tRNA hydrolase: protein MYVVVGLGNPGKKYEKTRHNVGFDVIDILAKEYNISVTKIKHKALIGEGRIGSEKVLLVKPQTYMNLSGETLIDIYKYYKVDLSNIIVIYDDIDLDVGKLRIRKKGSGGTHNGMRSIVKCLGSTEFPRVRVGVSKPMPGQDLADFVLSRFRKEEVDDLERGLEKAYHAVETIIKEDIDLSMNKYNG, encoded by the coding sequence ATGTACGTAGTAGTAGGGTTAGGTAATCCAGGCAAGAAATATGAAAAAACTAGACACAATGTTGGTTTTGATGTTATAGATATTCTTGCAAAGGAATATAACATATCAGTGACGAAAATAAAGCATAAGGCCTTAATAGGAGAAGGAAGAATAGGTTCTGAAAAAGTTCTATTAGTTAAGCCACAAACATACATGAATTTAAGTGGTGAAACTTTAATAGATATATATAAATACTATAAGGTAGATTTGAGCAATATAATAGTAATATATGATGATATTGACTTAGATGTGGGTAAACTAAGAATAAGAAAAAAAGGTAGTGGTGGAACTCATAATGGTATGAGATCGATCGTTAAGTGTTTAGGTTCAACAGAATTTCCAAGGGTTAGAGTTGGAGTATCTAAGCCTATGCCAGGCCAAGATTTAGCAGATTTCGTTCTTTCAAGATTTAGAAAAGAAGAAGTTGATGATTTAGAAAGAGGTCTTGAAAAAGCATATCATGCTGTTGAGACTATAATAAAGGAAGATATAGATTTATCTATGAACAAATATAATGGATAG
- a CDS encoding prepilin peptidase — MIYIVLISIITSYICNKKIYKICDELNQNKLNTIIIYTLNLLSMSLIYYKYGVNAESIKYLSLIPFIIVISIIDYHTTYIYDITVLSGIIIQGGIFLITIKYDVNTMSHIIALLIGLIVPYILATTTKSLGQGDIGVYCLCCFVLGHNYSMYLIALSFILACPYSIYILLYKSNKERKIPFAPFISLATITIIITNYDILNLYFGIISK; from the coding sequence ATGATATATATAGTATTAATTTCAATAATAACATCATATATATGCAATAAAAAAATATATAAAATATGTGATGAACTTAATCAAAATAAGCTAAATACAATAATAATTTACACATTAAATCTGTTATCAATGTCTTTAATCTACTACAAATATGGAGTAAACGCAGAGTCAATAAAGTACTTATCGCTAATACCATTTATAATAGTTATATCAATAATAGATTATCATACTACATATATATATGATATAACTGTACTTAGTGGTATAATAATTCAAGGTGGAATTTTTCTAATTACAATAAAGTATGATGTTAACACAATGAGCCATATCATTGCACTATTAATAGGACTTATTGTACCATATATATTAGCCACAACAACAAAATCATTAGGACAAGGAGACATAGGCGTATACTGCTTATGTTGTTTTGTATTAGGGCATAACTATTCAATGTATTTAATCGCCTTATCATTTATTTTAGCTTGTCCGTATTCGATATATATACTTTTGTATAAAAGTAATAAGGAGAGGAAAATACCATTTGCACCATTTATATCTTTAGCAACAATAACAATAATAATAACAAATTATGATATATTAAATTTATATTTTGGCATAATAAGTAAATAG